The DNA window AAAGGGAAAGCATGAATAATAGAAGTGGCGCAAGTTATTTTTTCGAAGGATTTTCACTGATCAAAACAAAAGGCCTTAAACGCTTCGTTTTTGTGCCTTTATTTATAAATCTACTGCTATTTTCCATGGCTTTTTACTTTCTATGGCCACAATTGGAGATTGGCATAAGCTATCTTCTCAACTTTATACCTGACTTTCTAAGTTGGTTAAAAACAGCATTGAGTTTCATACTCTGGCCAATTGCCGTTATTTCAGTTTTACTCATCTTTGCTCTTATTTTTGGCACACTAGCCAACTGGATTGCTGCGCCGTTTAACGGTTTGCTGAGTGAGAAAGTGGAACGTTATTTAAGCGGCCAAGATATGGGTAACGAAGGTTTATTCAGCGCGGTAAAAGACATACCAAGAACTTTAGGTCGCGAACTGTCAAAAGTCTTATATTTTTTGCCTCGCGCCGTAGGCTTCTTAATCTTATTTTTCGTGCTGCCTGTTATCGGTCAAATTTTGTGGTTTTTATTCACTGCATGGATGATGGCAATACAATATTGTGATTACCCATTCGATAATCATAAAGTTGCGTTTAGGCAAATGCGAGATGACTTAAATCAACGACGCGGGAAGTGCTTAAGTTTCGGAATACTGGTGAATATTTTCTCACTTATCCCCATCGTTAACTTCATTGTTATGCCGGTTGCTATTTGCGGTGCAACTTCACTGTGGGTCGACGAATTTAACGAAAACCGGCTATAGCGTAGACCAGAACATAGCAGTGGCGTCATCGTTGTTGGCGAACGCAGCAATGGCTAAGTTGTCATTAATAGCAGAATAATTTACTTCATTAATAAGAGCTTGACGCCACAACGTTCGATAAACCCTTGGGATATTAGGCACATCATGGTATTCCAGAAAGGTCATTTGCTGAGTCGGCTTGAAAGATTCATATTGAGTATTTTTGCAAGTCCTAGAGCGTGCGATGTGATGTAACACCGGGTTGTTGCTTTCCAAAACCTGCAGCTGATTGTGCGCATCTATCGCTGCTTTCCAATTATTCGCTCTACTTAGAGGTAAATAACGGGAATTGCCCGTTTCACTCTCTATTTGAAATGCCTCAGGAGGTGGTGATAACAAAAGATTAGGCGCCAAGTTTTTGCTGCAATGATAATCCGCCAGACTTTCCGGCAGCGCATACTCATCAACAAAGCCAGCAAAGTGTGCAAGTTCATGCACAAAAACCGAATAAGTGTCCGATTGATCAAGAAACATGACGCCATTGTTAACGTTCGCTTTACCTTGCTCAGCGAACACAACCATGTGTGTAAAACTCAATGGCGTTTTTAACTGGCTTAACGGATAAAGGCCGCAACCTAATCTAGCCTCGTTATCAAAATTGCTGCTGCACGCCAAACTGTCCTTTTGTAGCCAAATAGGTGGCAAGACACACAAAGGTAAGTCGGCCAGTCTTTTATCTTTTTCAAATTGGTCTTGGAACGCAATTGCTTGAATGAATGAAACCAGAGTCGTAGCAACAAACTGAATTGTTTGAGCGCAGTTTGGGCCTTGCGGAGCCACATCCAGTAAGGAACTTAAGGGCTTCATTTGGTGTTGTTCGATAACTTGCAGAGCCGTTCGAGCAGGCGCAAAACTTTGTTCAGCTGCTTTATTAAAGTACAGCTTAGATTCCTTTATTTTATCTTGCTTCCAATACAAATTTGCAAGCTTGAAAGCGCTAGATGCATCAAACAACGCAGCTTTTTCTAACCAAATTATTGCTTGTGAATTATCGTGAGACTCAAATGTATATTTTGCCATTGATATAACGGCTGGTCGATAGCCAGCTTCCGCGGATTTTTGCATCCAAAGTCGCTTTTCATCATTTGAGGTTTGTAACAATGCGTACTCAAACTGGCTTTGAGCATGTCCCATTTCAGCTGAATTTTTCAGCCATAACTTTATTTCTATGGGATTTTGGCTGCGCATAGCGGCATAGTAAAGCGCTGCACTGCTGCCTAGTTCACCGGCCAAACCTAGCCAATAACCGTCATCCGAATCAATTGCTAGCTTGGTCAATGCAGCTACTGCATCGGAATTACCGCGTTTTACCAAGGGATAAAGAAGATAGCCGGCCTGAGCATTCTGCAATGCTAAGTGTTGTGGTATAACTCTCGTCGGTGAATAGCACGTATCAGCTTGCAAGAAAAAACAGATGCTGACGACGCCCAGCAATGCCTTCAGATAATTAATCACTAGTCCCACGCACTATCATCCTATGTTCTTGATTCTTCTATTGGGTGGCTTCCGCATTTTTCTGCTCAGAATCTATACTGTCTTCTTTTCTTTTTTCACGCAGCCTAGATAACTCTACCCTAGAAAATCGATGTTCAACGTACTCGAAGACGTTGGTGCTTAACGACAGCTTAAAGTAATTCGCTGCTGTCACCTTATTACCGATATCGCTGTGATACTTACCTAAATAAAAATAAGCCTCACATAATCGATCATTCAGCTGCTTTTGGCTGTTAACATCTTCCACTAACTTGGCGATAACGGCTGTTTCATCAACCTTACCTAAATAAAAATCAACGATTGTGGTTGCCCAATTGTCTTCATCCAGTGCTTTTCTGTGCTCAGCAAGATTTATAAGCGCTTTATTTCGGTCGACGCTTTGTTCAACAATAAATGACCAGAGAACACGATAAGGGTCTCGTTTATCTTTTTCATAAAATCGAGATAAATCAGATACAGCGAGGCCCGCTCTACCGCCGTAGTAAAGAGCAATACCTCTATTTAGAATGGCAAAGTCGTAGTCAGGATTTATATCTAAAGTTGAGTCAAAAGATTCATAGGCCATTATGAAGTCCATTTGCTGGATATAATGAATGCCTATTGAATTGTGAGCTTCAGCCATATCAGGCTTCAATTCCAGTGCCTGCATAAAGTCATATCGAGCTAAACCGGATAAGCCTACGCTGTCATAAAGCATACCTCGTTGAAATAGCAGCTCGGCGCGCTCATCTTCCTTTAAAGGCGCTTGAGTAAGGATGTGATTATAGCGCGCAATTGCCATTTGCGAGCGTGCGTCAACAGGCTCTGGTTCGGCTAACAGAAGGTTACCCATCGGTCCATATGCGTCGTTAGTTTTTATTGAGCATCCCGATAGTAGAAGAAGTAAGACTACCGCGGCACCAATACCTATGCGTTTTTTATTTACTTTCACAAAATTCCTTATTAAACACCGTTCTATTTTTACAAACAAAGGCGTATTCACATCTGTACACAACTACCTCAAGCGTTGGCTAAAGGACGCTTGAGGTAAAGTATAGCATGCGCTTATTTATCCTGCTTCGCCGCACTTTTCGCATTGAACGCGGCTAATTGCTCATCAGTAGCTGGCAGTTGATGGTTTGATTTCCACTCGCCGTAAGACATCTTATAAATAGCTTCTCGTGCTTCGTCATCAGTTAATGCAAAATCACGGTCTTGTGCCGCGGCTAAATACCACTTCGACAAACAATTTCTGCAAAAGTCTGCTAACAACATCAATTCGATGTTCTGAACCTGCTTGTTGTTGTCTAAATGATCGACGAGGCGTCTAAACGCTGCGGCTTCGACTTCAGTTCTTTGTTGTTCGTTCATTTTATATATCCTCACTATTTTTCATGTCGAGTTTGTAAAAATAATAAAAAAGGAGCCGAAGCTCCTTTTTTCATATCATTTCTAACTCAAATCAGCACTAAGCTATATTAATACTGTTAATGGCCAGGGCCATTTTATTCAAATTAAATTACTCGCCTTCGCTTGGAGCAGCAGGAGCTGGTTTTTCTAATAGCTCTTTGATACTTAAACGAATACGATTTTGACGATCAATTTCCATGACTTTAACGTCAACCATTTGGCCTTCTTCAAGGAAGTCGGTTACTTTGTTTACGCGGTCATGAGCAATTTGGCTGATATGAACAAGGCCTTCTTTGCCTGGTAACACTTCAACAAATGCACCGAAATCGACGATACGCATAACTTTACCGTTATACACTGTACCAACTTCAATCTCAGCTGTAACAGCTTTGATGCGGTCAATAGCAATATCAGCTTTCGCTTTTTCAGTTGCAAAGATTTTAATTGTGCCGTCATCTTCAATTTCAATGTTGGTGTCAGAAGCTTCAGTGATCGATCTGATCATTGCGCCGCCTTTACCGATAACATCACGGATTTTGTCTTGATCAACTTTCATTGTGTATATACGCGGAGCGTATTCAGACATTTCTTCACGGTGACCAGAAATTGCAGAATCCATTACTTCAAGGATATGCAAGCGAGCTTCTTTTGCTTGCTTTAGCGCTAACTGCATAATCTCATGCGTAATACCTTCAATTTTAATGTCCATTTGAAGTGCAGTAATACCGTTAGTAGTACCTGCAACTTTAAAGTCCATGTCACCAAGATGATCTTCATCACCTAAAATGTCAGAAAGTACAACGAAGTTTTCGTCAGATTTAACTAAGCCCATTGCAATACCAGCAACAGAAGCTTTAATTGGAACACCTGCATCCATTAATGCCAATGAAGTACCGCAAACCGATGCCATTGAAGATGAACCGTTAGATTCAGTAATTTCAGACACAACACGCACAACATACGGGAATTCTTCAGCAGAAGGCATAACCGCTTGCATACCACGTTTCGCTAGACGACCATGGCCGATTTCGCGACGCTTTGGTGAACCAACAAAACCAGTCTCGCCTACACAGTATGGAGGGAAGTTATAATGCAACATGAAACGGCTAGTCGCCATTCCACCAAGTTGATCTAGCATCTGAGCATCACGCTCTGTGCCTAAAGTTGCAGCAACGATAGCTTGTGTTTCACCACGTGTGAATAATGCAGAACCATGAGTTCTTGGCAGCAAGCCAGTTGCGACGTTTAGTGCACGTATGGTGTCCGGATCACGTCCGTCAATACGCTTTTCACCAGCAAGAATACGTGAACGTACCACATCGCTTTCTAGGTCATGCAGTAGGTCGCTCGCTTCTTTCGGATCTTGCGCCGGATTGGCTTCAAGAATGGTTTCTAATGCTTTGCTTGTTACAGCAGTAATCGCATCTTTACGCACCATTTTATCAGAAATTTGATAAGCTTCAGTCATACCTGCTTCTGCAAGTTCTTTAACTTTTGCTTTTAACTCAGTATTTTCAGCAGGTGCTGTCCAGCCCCAGCTTTCTGTGCCGACTTCTGCAGCAAACTCAGTAATTGCGTTAATAACGGTTTGAGATTGCTCATGACCATACATAACTGCACCAAGCATCACGTCTTCAGATAATATGTCTGCTTCAGATTCAACCATCAATACTGCACTTTTAGTACCAGCAACAACAAGGTCTAACTGACTTTCTTCTTGCTCAGAGGCACGAGTATTTAAAATATAGCCGCCATCTTTATAACCAACGCGCGCCGCACCGACTGGGCCACTGAAAGGCATACCAGAAATAGCAAGTGCAGCAGAAGTACCAATTAAAGAAATAATGTCAGTTGGGATTTCTGGGTTAGCAGAAACAACTGTAATAATTATTTGCACTTCATTTTTAAAATCATTTGGAAATAACGGACGAATTGGACGGTCAATTAAACGTGCGATTAATGTTTCGCTTTCAGAAGGACGACCTTCACGTTTGAAGAAGCCACCAGGGATTTTGCCCGCTGCGTACGCTTTTTCTTGATAGTTAACTGTTAATGGGAAGAAACCTTGATCTGCTTTAGTTTCTTTTTTACCGACAACTGAAACCAATACAGACGTATCGTCCATACTTGCCATTACTGCTGCAGTTGCTTGTCTTGCGATTACACCCGTTTCTAGGGTGACAGTATGCTGACCATACTGAAATGTTTTAGTAATAGGAGTCACACTCTATCCTTTAGTTTATATATATTTTATGCTTATTATTGCGGGGCATAGTATAGCGATGAAAAGCCTCGATTGCTATTTAAAAATTATATCTCTTGCGGAATTGCATACAGCGGCAACGGCGGGATGTGTGACTTTCCTCTCAGCTGAAATGGCATAAAACTTCTGTTTTACATCGTTCAGGCGGCCAACAACTTCGACTTTAAAGCTGTCGCAAACTTCTTCCTCAATAATTGTTGGCATGAAAAAAACACCAAATCCAGCATGTCCAAAAGACTTCATCAAGGCACTGTCATCATACTGCCCTCTTATTATCGGAAAAATGCCGTTATCGTTAGACCATTTATCAAACAGCTGTCTAACAGCATACTGTTTAGTGGGCAATAAAATAGGGGCTTGATGCAAGCATTGCGGGAATTCCCCGCTCAACTGCTCTTTCACTTTCCTTGAGGCAAAAAATGTCAGACCAGACTGTCCTAAGTAATGGTTGTAAGCGCGAACACTTAAATTGCTAGACAGGGGCGTGTCCGTCAACACCATGTCAACCTCGTGGATAGCTAGCTCGGCCAGGATCGACTCAACCGGCCCTTCTTTGCAGATCAGGCTAACTTCTTTTGAGAGCTTTAGCGCTGGTTCGATAATTTTGTAAACAATCGTTTTAGGTAGAGCGCTAGCTGCGCTAATTATGAACTCTGACGTTCCCACCAAAGGGGCTCCACGCAGAACATCACTAAGCTCCTTGCCTAATTCAAATATCTCGTCAGAATAACGCAAAACCAAGCGTCCAGTTTCTGTTAAGCGTAAACGACGGCCAACACGGTCGAACAGCGGTTGCCCTATTCGCTCCTCGAGCATGCTTAGTTGGCCACTGATGGTTTGAGGAGTAATAAAAAGTTTTTCCGCAGCCTTCGCAATACTGCCCTCTGTTGCGACAACCCAAAAGTAGTGAAGGTGTTTATAATTTAAATTTTCAGACATTTAAACTGTTATTCCTAGGCTGTTACTTTCTAGCCTTTTTTAATTATTTAAAAACAATTCAATGTGAAATAATTGAATCTAGCGCAATTAAATCGAATGCAATCGAGCTGTTCAGTTTTTTCGATTCTTTTTTATACATTTAAACGAATATATTCGTTCACTTTAAGTTGATAATGTTCACTTATCGACAGGAAAACCTTTCATAAGTGTAAGCATGCAACTCAAAATTGTAAAATCTGATGTAAAAATAAGTGGATCTCAGCTAATACGCTTGAATCAGACACTGCAGATGCAGCTGGGTCGGTATACGCAACTAATTGAATGTGTTAATGCTGTATTTGAGAAAGATGTAGACCAGTTCGGTCAGACAATAATACGATGTTCGATTGAAATAGCGCTTTTGCCCAAAGGTCTTGCATCGACATCAACTACGGCGACAGCAATTGAAGACGCATTTTACAATTCTATTAGCAGAGCGAAGCGTCAAATAGATAGGCAAAGACGCGGCAATAGGGATAGATCCCGCACAAACACAGGCTTTTAACAATAAGAAAGCATCAAACAGCTGGGTGAAGCCGCTGCTTGATGCTTATGCTTGACTTATCTTACAATTTCCATTTCTTCTATCAAGTTTTCAGCGCCGTCTACCTCATCCATAACCCACAGCATGAATGGGCTGCTTACATGGATAGCTCGATTGTATGTTGGGTCATAATCCCAATCACCAATAATAGACTCATATACGCCGTCAAACACCAATCCAACAAACTCACCCTTCGCATTTAATGTCGGTGAGCCTGAATTACCACCCGTAATATCTAAAGTACTTAGATAGTTGACTGGAACCGAGTTCAGTTTTGGATCAGCATAGTTACCATAGCGTTTGGCCTCGATCGCTTCACGCAGCTTTAAAGGCAAATCAAATTCATCATCCTCTGGAATATACTTAGCCAACATACCCTCAGTGGTAGTAAAAGGCGTGGCTGTTAAACCATCCTGCGGACTATAGCCTTTAACATTGCCATAAGTGATGCGCAGCGTACTGTTAGCATCAGCGTATACAGCTTCATTACGCGACTTTTTGAATGCAATCAGGGCTTTCATATACTCAGGTCGAACTTGCTGTAGTTTTCCTGACAGTGTTTTGCTGAGCTTTTCTTCTTCCATGCTGTAGTCAAATTGGCTTACCGCATATTGAATGAAAGGGTCATCACTTGCACGTAGCTGTTTTTCTGACATTGCCATCATAGCAAGACGGGTATCTAACTCACCCAGCTTAGTGTTGGCGTACATTTTGTCAATTTTGGCCGTAGCTTTGGTCAAGTCTTTATCTTTTATTTCAAAGAATTTGTCAAAAGTTGCAATACGCTGCCCTTTTGGCAAATCGACATATTTAGCTAAAAAATGCTTAAGAAGCGCTTTATCAATATCTGCAACATAGCGTGAGTTAATCGAGGCCATCGATTGCTCGTAGCCTTTCAAATCTCGCTCTTGATAACCCCGTTCTCGTTCAGTATCTGGTTTTTCCTGCTCATGAGATAATCGAAGCAAGCTTCTCGCCGTCGACATCATGGTGGTTCGGCCCATGTAGCTCATCAAAAGGTCACGTTCTTTATTTTTATCAGACTCTTCGATTAATTGGTTAAGTACAACTAAACTTGCGCCGTATTTAGCGTTCATTTGTGCATCTTTCGCTAGCCAATTCGCCAAATCAGATTCTAAGCGTTGCTTGCGAGCTAACATATCGCCCTTCTTATAACTCTCTACCATCGAGCCGTAGTTTTTCGCATAGTTTGCTAAGCTGGCTATGTTACTAGCATATTTAATGCGTTCATCACTGTCTGGAGCAGAGTTTTGCTTAATAACATCAATATACTCCTCTCGGTATAACTTGGCTGTTGGGTAAGTCCAAGTGAAGGTGCTTTCAACTTCCACCGCGGTTCTATAACGGTTTGTGCTGCCCGGATAGCCTAAAACCATGACATAGTCACCCTCATCAACACCTTTAGCATTCACTTTTAGGAACGCTTTATTGCTGTAAGGAATATTGTCTTCGCTATAATCCGCTGGCTTACCATCTTTACCAACGTAGGCACGATAGAATGCCCAATCACCGGTTTGACGAGGCCACTGCCAATTGTCAGTATCGCCACCAAATTTGCCAATACTTGACGGTGGCGCATATGCTAAGCGCACGTCTCTAATGGTCAGTAATTTTATCAACACGTAACTCGCACCGCCATGAAAACTTGAAACAGAACAACGATAATCATCGTCCGTTTCACACTCAGCAACGAGCTTTTTACGGTTATTTTCAATTGCTTGATAATAATCATTACCAGTCAACTCTGGAGAAATACCGCCGATGACTTTGTTAGTAACATCCGTTAACGACTCTGTGATATATACCCGACTACCAGGTGCTGCCGCCAACTCTTCTTGCTTTGTTTTGGCCACAAAGCCATTAGCGAGTAAATTATTCTTTTCTGAACTATTATGTTGTATCGAACGATACGCACAATGATGATTAGTCACCACCAAACCTTGATCAGAGATAAAGCTCGCAGTACATCCACCAAGGCTAATTATGGCATTCATTGGGAATTTTGACAGATCAGACATATCATCTGGGTTTAATTTCAACCCTGCTGCTACGAGTTGCTTTTTGATATCAGGGAGTTGATGCGGCTGCCACATCCCTTCGTCGGCTAGCGCTGCACTGAAGGGTGCAACTAATGTCAGTGCGCATGCACCGATAATCCACTTTTTCATCTTTTTTCCTTGTGTTTATAACTTGTTTTATTGCGCTTGTATTATTTAGGCAATCTGACATTAGAGAGACTGCACATTAGTATCTTCGACGCACAAGCTATCTTTTCAAACGAGTTCTGACAACTACTATTTTGTAAGTTTTTCTTGCTGGATTAACTTGCAATCCTCTGGCAATCACATAAAATAGACGTCCAGACGTCCAAAATACCAGTTATTAAAACGTAGGACTCATAGATATAGTCCGCCAAAGCAGTATGACGGTCTTTTTTTCTAATAAAAATTGGATGAGCAAAAACGGTGAACAACATTGAATACTGACTATTTAACCGAACAATCTGAAGAAGTTAAGACAACAACAAAATATTATTTTTCCGCTCTTATGGCAGACGGCTGCTTACAGCAATGGATAGTCAAAGAGTGTCAGAATGAACAAGATTTTCGTGATCACTTAAATCAGCACTACCCATTTCATATCTGCCTTTATTGTAGACAAACGACATAGTCAAATTATCGACAAGAACTAGACGATGTAAAAATTGAGCAAAAAAAAGGGTTAGCATCTAATATGCTAACCCTTCACTTATTTGGTGCGGAAAGGGGGACTCGAACCCCCACGACCTAAGTCACCACCCCCTCAAGATGGCGTGTCTACCAATTCCACCACTTCCGCGTTTTACTTTTCGTCGCTATTTCTTGTTATTATTTACTCAAAAACACCCAACTAATTTGGAATATCTTCTTGTTTTTTGTCTTCTTCAGTTGCTGCTGGTACATCCGATGCAGCCGGCATCTCAGTGCTTAGTGTCGGAATTTCCGAACTAACTGGCTCTTCTACTACTGGAACCTCGAGATTGTCGAATTCGTCTACTGTTTCATTTTTACTTGCAGCAATTGAACCTAGAAGTAAGCTGATAACGAAAAAACAAGTCGCTAATACTGCGGTCGTTTTTGTCATAAAATTACCTGAACCTGACGAACCAAACACAGTATTAGAGCCGCCAGCACCAAACGACGCGCCCATATCAGCGCCTTTACCTTGCTGGATTAAAACAAATCCAATCAATAACAATGCAACAACTAAATAACCTACAATTAATACTTGTTCTAACATTCTTGCCTCTCTAACTTGCCGCTTGGCAAATTGTTGTAAAATCTTCTATTTTTAAGCTGGCGCCACCAATGAGGCC is part of the Glaciecola nitratireducens FR1064 genome and encodes:
- the cysZ gene encoding sulfate transporter CysZ, producing MNNRSGASYFFEGFSLIKTKGLKRFVFVPLFINLLLFSMAFYFLWPQLEIGISYLLNFIPDFLSWLKTALSFILWPIAVISVLLIFALIFGTLANWIAAPFNGLLSEKVERYLSGQDMGNEGLFSAVKDIPRTLGRELSKVLYFLPRAVGFLILFFVLPVIGQILWFLFTAWMMAIQYCDYPFDNHKVAFRQMRDDLNQRRGKCLSFGILVNIFSLIPIVNFIVMPVAICGATSLWVDEFNENRL
- a CDS encoding tetratricopeptide repeat protein gives rise to the protein MGLVINYLKALLGVVSICFFLQADTCYSPTRVIPQHLALQNAQAGYLLYPLVKRGNSDAVAALTKLAIDSDDGYWLGLAGELGSSAALYYAAMRSQNPIEIKLWLKNSAEMGHAQSQFEYALLQTSNDEKRLWMQKSAEAGYRPAVISMAKYTFESHDNSQAIIWLEKAALFDASSAFKLANLYWKQDKIKESKLYFNKAAEQSFAPARTALQVIEQHQMKPLSSLLDVAPQGPNCAQTIQFVATTLVSFIQAIAFQDQFEKDKRLADLPLCVLPPIWLQKDSLACSSNFDNEARLGCGLYPLSQLKTPLSFTHMVVFAEQGKANVNNGVMFLDQSDTYSVFVHELAHFAGFVDEYALPESLADYHCSKNLAPNLLLSPPPEAFQIESETGNSRYLPLSRANNWKAAIDAHNQLQVLESNNPVLHHIARSRTCKNTQYESFKPTQQMTFLEYHDVPNIPRVYRTLWRQALINEVNYSAINDNLAIAAFANNDDATAMFWSTL
- the nlpI gene encoding lipoprotein NlpI, with translation MKVNKKRIGIGAAVVLLLLLSGCSIKTNDAYGPMGNLLLAEPEPVDARSQMAIARYNHILTQAPLKEDERAELLFQRGMLYDSVGLSGLARYDFMQALELKPDMAEAHNSIGIHYIQQMDFIMAYESFDSTLDINPDYDFAILNRGIALYYGGRAGLAVSDLSRFYEKDKRDPYRVLWSFIVEQSVDRNKALINLAEHRKALDEDNWATTIVDFYLGKVDETAVIAKLVEDVNSQKQLNDRLCEAYFYLGKYHSDIGNKVTAANYFKLSLSTNVFEYVEHRFSRVELSRLREKRKEDSIDSEQKNAEATQ
- a CDS encoding DUF1244 domain-containing protein, with the protein product MNEQQRTEVEAAAFRRLVDHLDNNKQVQNIELMLLADFCRNCLSKWYLAAAQDRDFALTDDEAREAIYKMSYGEWKSNHQLPATDEQLAAFNAKSAAKQDK
- the pnp gene encoding polyribonucleotide nucleotidyltransferase, encoding MTPITKTFQYGQHTVTLETGVIARQATAAVMASMDDTSVLVSVVGKKETKADQGFFPLTVNYQEKAYAAGKIPGGFFKREGRPSESETLIARLIDRPIRPLFPNDFKNEVQIIITVVSANPEIPTDIISLIGTSAALAISGMPFSGPVGAARVGYKDGGYILNTRASEQEESQLDLVVAGTKSAVLMVESEADILSEDVMLGAVMYGHEQSQTVINAITEFAAEVGTESWGWTAPAENTELKAKVKELAEAGMTEAYQISDKMVRKDAITAVTSKALETILEANPAQDPKEASDLLHDLESDVVRSRILAGEKRIDGRDPDTIRALNVATGLLPRTHGSALFTRGETQAIVAATLGTERDAQMLDQLGGMATSRFMLHYNFPPYCVGETGFVGSPKRREIGHGRLAKRGMQAVMPSAEEFPYVVRVVSEITESNGSSSMASVCGTSLALMDAGVPIKASVAGIAMGLVKSDENFVVLSDILGDEDHLGDMDFKVAGTTNGITALQMDIKIEGITHEIMQLALKQAKEARLHILEVMDSAISGHREEMSEYAPRIYTMKVDQDKIRDVIGKGGAMIRSITEASDTNIEIEDDGTIKIFATEKAKADIAIDRIKAVTAEIEVGTVYNGKVMRIVDFGAFVEVLPGKEGLVHISQIAHDRVNKVTDFLEEGQMVDVKVMEIDRQNRIRLSIKELLEKPAPAAPSEGE
- the nhaR gene encoding transcriptional activator NhaR, giving the protein MSENLNYKHLHYFWVVATEGSIAKAAEKLFITPQTISGQLSMLEERIGQPLFDRVGRRLRLTETGRLVLRYSDEIFELGKELSDVLRGAPLVGTSEFIISAASALPKTIVYKIIEPALKLSKEVSLICKEGPVESILAELAIHEVDMVLTDTPLSSNLSVRAYNHYLGQSGLTFFASRKVKEQLSGEFPQCLHQAPILLPTKQYAVRQLFDKWSNDNGIFPIIRGQYDDSALMKSFGHAGFGVFFMPTIIEEEVCDSFKVEVVGRLNDVKQKFYAISAERKVTHPAVAAVCNSARDIIFK
- a CDS encoding S46 family peptidase, with translation MKKWIIGACALTLVAPFSAALADEGMWQPHQLPDIKKQLVAAGLKLNPDDMSDLSKFPMNAIISLGGCTASFISDQGLVVTNHHCAYRSIQHNSSEKNNLLANGFVAKTKQEELAAAPGSRVYITESLTDVTNKVIGGISPELTGNDYYQAIENNRKKLVAECETDDDYRCSVSSFHGGASYVLIKLLTIRDVRLAYAPPSSIGKFGGDTDNWQWPRQTGDWAFYRAYVGKDGKPADYSEDNIPYSNKAFLKVNAKGVDEGDYVMVLGYPGSTNRYRTAVEVESTFTWTYPTAKLYREEYIDVIKQNSAPDSDERIKYASNIASLANYAKNYGSMVESYKKGDMLARKQRLESDLANWLAKDAQMNAKYGASLVVLNQLIEESDKNKERDLLMSYMGRTTMMSTARSLLRLSHEQEKPDTERERGYQERDLKGYEQSMASINSRYVADIDKALLKHFLAKYVDLPKGQRIATFDKFFEIKDKDLTKATAKIDKMYANTKLGELDTRLAMMAMSEKQLRASDDPFIQYAVSQFDYSMEEEKLSKTLSGKLQQVRPEYMKALIAFKKSRNEAVYADANSTLRITYGNVKGYSPQDGLTATPFTTTEGMLAKYIPEDDEFDLPLKLREAIEAKRYGNYADPKLNSVPVNYLSTLDITGGNSGSPTLNAKGEFVGLVFDGVYESIIGDWDYDPTYNRAIHVSSPFMLWVMDEVDGAENLIEEMEIVR
- the secG gene encoding preprotein translocase subunit SecG, translated to MLEQVLIVGYLVVALLLIGFVLIQQGKGADMGASFGAGGSNTVFGSSGSGNFMTKTTAVLATCFFVISLLLGSIAASKNETVDEFDNLEVPVVEEPVSSEIPTLSTEMPAASDVPAATEEDKKQEDIPN